One Pseudomonas rhizophila DNA window includes the following coding sequences:
- the xth gene encoding exodeoxyribonuclease III, with the protein MKNLRIATFNINGIRARLPNLLEWLEREKSDIVCLQELKAADKDFPTAQLESVGYGSLWHGQASWNGVAILARDAQPLESRRGLPGGDDDRHSRYLEAAVHGVLVGCLYLPNGNPQPGPKFDYKLAWFERLIAYAQGLQASDHPVVLAGDYNVVPTDLDIYNPRSWLKDALLQPESRECYQRLLDQGWTDSLRHLYPDERVYTFWDYFRQHWQKNSGLRIDHLLLNPAASPYLSEAGVDAWVRNQPHPSDHAPTWIRLASRKRR; encoded by the coding sequence ATGAAAAACCTGCGCATAGCGACCTTCAATATCAACGGCATCCGGGCTCGACTGCCCAATCTGCTGGAGTGGCTGGAGCGGGAGAAATCCGACATTGTCTGCTTGCAGGAACTCAAGGCAGCGGACAAGGATTTCCCCACAGCGCAGCTGGAATCGGTCGGTTACGGATCGCTCTGGCACGGCCAGGCGTCCTGGAATGGCGTTGCGATCCTGGCCCGTGATGCGCAACCGCTGGAGAGCCGCCGTGGCTTGCCCGGTGGCGACGATGACCGCCACAGTCGTTACCTGGAGGCAGCGGTGCATGGCGTGCTGGTGGGTTGTCTTTATCTGCCTAACGGCAACCCGCAACCAGGGCCCAAATTCGATTACAAACTGGCCTGGTTCGAACGGCTGATCGCTTATGCCCAGGGGCTGCAGGCCAGCGATCATCCGGTGGTGCTGGCGGGTGACTACAACGTGGTGCCCACCGATCTGGACATCTACAACCCGCGTTCCTGGCTCAAGGATGCCCTGCTGCAACCCGAAAGCCGCGAGTGTTATCAGCGGCTGCTCGACCAGGGTTGGACCGATTCATTGCGCCACCTGTACCCGGACGAGCGGGTATACACCTTCTGGGATTATTTCCGTCAGCACTGGCAAAAGAACTCTGGGCTGCGCATCGATCACCTGCTGCTCAACCCGGCGGCCAGTCCTTATCTGAGCGAGGCGGGCGTGGACGCATGGGTCAGGAATCAACCGCATCCCAGCGACCATGCTCCGACCTGGATCCGGCTCGCTTCGCGAAAACGTCGGTGA
- a CDS encoding arylamine N-acetyltransferase family protein, with amino-acid sequence MSQTRLNDSGRYLQRLGFDTPPAPTLDTLRLLQRRHTAEFPFETLSTLLGQPVPIDLESVERKVFEQGRGGYCYELNQLFLALLLELGFEARGITGRVVMNAPEGAWPARTHRLSLVTLDGVRYTTDVGFGGMVPTAPLLLDSRDIQATPHEPYRIEAHPDGYLLRACVADEWRPMYLFDLQRQEDIDYTVGNWYVSNHPESPFMGRLMVARTGDGLRKTLNGNSYALHRIGEQSERRTITDADELIDLLENEFGLRVPPRELLRPAVVGLL; translated from the coding sequence ATGAGCCAAACCCGACTGAACGATTCGGGCCGTTATCTGCAACGCCTGGGCTTCGACACACCGCCAGCCCCGACCCTCGACACCTTGCGCCTGCTTCAACGACGCCACACCGCCGAGTTCCCCTTTGAAACCCTTTCGACGCTGCTGGGCCAACCCGTCCCCATCGACCTCGAATCAGTGGAGCGAAAAGTCTTCGAACAAGGCCGCGGCGGCTACTGCTATGAGCTCAATCAATTGTTCCTGGCGCTGCTGTTGGAACTGGGCTTCGAAGCCCGAGGCATCACCGGACGGGTGGTGATGAATGCCCCCGAGGGTGCCTGGCCCGCCCGCACCCACCGCCTCAGCCTGGTGACGCTTGACGGCGTGCGTTACACCACCGATGTCGGCTTCGGCGGCATGGTGCCTACTGCGCCGCTGCTGCTGGACAGCCGTGACATCCAGGCCACTCCCCACGAACCCTATCGCATCGAGGCTCACCCGGACGGCTATCTGCTGCGTGCCTGCGTGGCCGACGAATGGCGGCCGATGTACCTGTTCGATCTGCAGCGCCAGGAAGACATCGACTACACCGTCGGCAATTGGTACGTCAGCAACCACCCCGAGTCGCCATTCATGGGCCGGTTGATGGTGGCTCGCACTGGCGATGGATTGCGCAAGACCCTGAACGGAAACAGCTATGCCTTGCACCGGATAGGCGAGCAAAGCGAGCGCCGGACAATCACCGACGCCGACGAACTGATCGACCTGCTGGAAAACGAGTTTGGTCTGCGCGTACCGCCACGCGAGCTTTTACGGCCCGCCGTGGTTGGGCTTCTGTAA
- a CDS encoding sensor domain-containing diguanylate cyclase — MPIPHFDPFHVPGGALKRLPLLKAAVAFIAAVCLCLCGLLFLQLEQSRRYDLESARTASANLTRAMAQQAQDTFQQTDLVLTSLADWIESDGFGPALQPRLQKTFARRVQALEQLHGLFLFDKHGHWVITSFEQLHRGPGVADRDYFTFHQQNTALTTHIGPAIRSRQNGDWIIPVSRRLNDQDGNFQGVLLAGIKMSYFDRFFESFSLADQDEMVLALSDGTLLARRPFDEAKIGRSLAEEPVFQHEPYGESVGTATIRSAADGVLRLYDHQHLQAYPLVVTAAMSEQAILAGWHDRAFKSSLIVAVVVLGICLFGWVFVRQVRNSERIEADLRKAQEALELIATHDSLTGLANRRLFERALDIEFGRGARQRSPLSLIMLDIDFFKRYNDTYGHVAGDHCLAEMAKVLKGCCHRKADLAVRYGGEEFAVLLPDTNLQGALALAEQIRRSVIDQHITHAGSPTGYLTVSLGCYAFVPSSLDSIEVFLQRADAALYQAKHSGRNRVAALSMEDGFDTLARSDR, encoded by the coding sequence TTGCCTATCCCCCATTTTGATCCGTTCCATGTCCCCGGCGGTGCCCTCAAGCGCCTGCCGTTGCTCAAGGCAGCGGTGGCGTTTATCGCGGCGGTCTGCCTGTGCCTGTGTGGCCTGCTTTTTTTGCAACTGGAACAGTCTCGTCGCTACGATCTGGAGTCGGCGCGCACCGCCTCAGCCAACCTCACCCGGGCCATGGCCCAACAGGCTCAGGACACGTTCCAGCAGACAGACCTGGTCCTGACCAGCCTGGCGGACTGGATAGAGAGCGACGGTTTCGGTCCGGCGCTGCAACCACGTCTGCAGAAAACCTTTGCCCGGCGCGTGCAAGCCCTGGAGCAATTGCATGGCCTGTTCCTGTTCGACAAGCACGGTCATTGGGTCATTACGTCCTTTGAACAACTGCACAGGGGCCCAGGGGTAGCAGATCGGGACTACTTTACGTTCCATCAGCAGAACACCGCCCTGACCACTCATATCGGGCCTGCTATCCGCAGTCGACAAAATGGCGACTGGATCATCCCGGTGTCGCGGCGCTTGAATGATCAGGACGGCAATTTCCAGGGCGTATTGTTGGCCGGGATCAAGATGTCGTACTTCGATCGATTCTTCGAAAGCTTCAGCCTCGCTGACCAAGACGAGATGGTCCTGGCCTTGTCCGACGGGACCTTGCTAGCCCGGCGGCCCTTCGACGAGGCGAAAATCGGTCGATCCCTGGCCGAGGAACCGGTCTTTCAACATGAGCCGTACGGCGAAAGCGTCGGCACCGCGACCATCCGTTCCGCTGCCGATGGCGTCCTCAGGCTCTATGACCACCAGCATTTACAGGCCTATCCACTGGTGGTCACTGCCGCGATGTCCGAACAGGCGATCCTGGCGGGTTGGCACGACAGAGCCTTCAAATCCAGTCTGATCGTGGCAGTGGTGGTATTAGGTATCTGCCTGTTCGGCTGGGTGTTCGTGCGTCAGGTGCGCAACAGCGAACGGATCGAAGCGGACCTGCGCAAGGCCCAGGAAGCGTTGGAACTGATTGCCACCCATGACAGCCTGACCGGGCTTGCGAACCGTCGGCTGTTCGAGCGGGCCCTGGACATCGAGTTCGGCCGGGGCGCCCGCCAGCGCAGCCCCTTGAGCCTGATCATGCTCGATATCGATTTCTTCAAGCGTTACAACGACACCTACGGCCACGTGGCCGGGGATCATTGTCTGGCAGAAATGGCGAAGGTGCTCAAGGGTTGCTGTCATCGCAAGGCTGACCTTGCCGTGCGTTATGGCGGCGAGGAGTTCGCGGTGCTGCTGCCCGATACCAACCTGCAAGGGGCCTTGGCCCTGGCCGAGCAGATCCGCCGCAGCGTTATCGACCAACACATCACCCATGCCGGCTCTCCTACCGGCTACTTGACGGTGAGCCTGGGCTGCTACGCGTTTGTGCCCAGCAGTCTGGACAGCATTGAAGTGTTCCTCCAGCGGGCCGACGCGGCGCTTTATCAGGCCAAGCACAGCGGACGCAACCGAGTGGCGGCGTTATCGATGGAAGACGGGTTTGATACGCTGGCGCGCTCGGATCGCTGA
- a CDS encoding shikimate 5-dehydrogenase yields MQINPNKDTQLCMSLSARPGNFGLRFHNHLYEQLGLNFYYKAFSSQDLPGAVGGIRALGIRGCGVSMPFKEDCIALVDELDPSAAAIQSINTIVNTDGHLKAYNTDYIAIAQLLQTHAVPKDSTFALRGSGGMAKAVASALRDGGYSNGLIVARNETAGRALAGSLGYEWQAELGQRRPQMLINVTPIGMTGGPEADQLAFEPETIAAAETVFDVVAIPSQTPLIVRAQAEGKRVITGLEVIAIQALEQFVLYTGVRPSAEQFKKAVAFARS; encoded by the coding sequence ATGCAGATCAACCCCAACAAAGACACTCAACTGTGCATGTCACTATCGGCGCGCCCTGGGAACTTCGGCCTGCGCTTTCACAATCACCTGTATGAGCAACTGGGGCTGAATTTTTACTACAAGGCATTCAGCAGCCAGGACTTGCCCGGTGCTGTAGGCGGCATCCGCGCCTTGGGCATCCGCGGGTGCGGGGTGTCGATGCCGTTCAAGGAGGATTGCATCGCCCTGGTCGACGAACTCGATCCTTCCGCCGCCGCGATCCAGTCCATCAATACCATCGTCAACACCGATGGCCATTTAAAGGCCTACAACACCGACTACATCGCGATCGCCCAATTGCTGCAAACCCATGCGGTGCCCAAGGATTCAACCTTTGCTCTGCGCGGTAGCGGCGGCATGGCCAAGGCCGTGGCCAGCGCCTTGCGCGACGGTGGTTACTCAAACGGTTTGATCGTGGCCCGCAACGAAACCGCCGGGCGAGCCTTGGCCGGCTCCCTGGGTTACGAGTGGCAGGCTGAACTGGGGCAGCGACGGCCGCAGATGCTGATCAACGTCACGCCGATCGGCATGACCGGTGGCCCGGAAGCCGATCAACTGGCGTTCGAGCCCGAGACCATCGCAGCGGCCGAGACGGTGTTCGATGTGGTGGCGATCCCGTCGCAAACGCCGCTGATCGTGCGCGCCCAGGCTGAGGGCAAACGGGTCATCACCGGGCTCGAAGTGATTGCGATCCAGGCCCTGGAGCAGTTTGTCCTGTACACCGGCGTGCGGCCCAGCGCGGAACAATTCAAGAAGGCCGTGGCGTTCGCTCGATCCTGA
- a CDS encoding nucleobase:cation symporter-2 family protein: MKTPHVSLPRPEDENLGVGANMAYGLQHVLTMYGGIVAVPLIIGQAAGLSPADIGLLIAASLFAGGLATLLQTLGLPFFGCQLPLVQGVSFSGVATMVAIVGSGGEGGFQAILGAVIAASLIGLLITPVFSRITRFFPPLVTGIVITTIGLTLMPVAARWAMGGNSHAADFGSMANIGLAAVTLVLVLLLSKMGSATISRLSILLAMVIGTVIAVFLGMADFSSVSQGPMFGFPTPFHFGMPTFHVAAILSMCIVIMVTLVETSADILAVGEIIDTKVDSRRLGNGLRADMLSSMIAPIFGSFTQSAFAQNVGLVAVTGIKSRFVVATGGVFLVVLGLLPFMGRVIAAVPTSVLGGAGIVLFGTVAASGIRTLSKVDYRNNVNLIIVATSIGFGMIPIAAPNFYDHFPSWFATIFHSGISSSAIMAIVLNLAFNHFTRGNSDQQSVFAAGTERVLRYQDLAALREGDYFSDGKLHDCDGNEIPVVAEAAHAPVEHGPVRLKSSEHV, encoded by the coding sequence ATGAAAACGCCCCATGTTTCACTCCCACGGCCCGAGGACGAAAACCTTGGCGTCGGCGCGAATATGGCTTACGGCCTGCAACATGTGTTGACCATGTACGGTGGCATCGTCGCTGTGCCACTGATCATCGGTCAGGCCGCCGGTTTGTCACCGGCGGACATCGGCCTGTTGATCGCGGCGTCATTGTTCGCGGGGGGGCTTGCAACATTGTTGCAAACCCTTGGCCTGCCGTTTTTCGGCTGTCAGTTGCCTCTCGTGCAGGGCGTTTCGTTTTCCGGGGTCGCGACCATGGTGGCGATCGTCGGCAGCGGCGGAGAAGGGGGGTTCCAGGCCATCCTCGGAGCGGTGATCGCCGCGTCCTTGATCGGCTTACTGATTACTCCGGTGTTCTCGCGAATCACCCGGTTCTTTCCGCCGCTGGTCACTGGCATCGTCATCACCACCATTGGCCTGACCTTGATGCCGGTAGCCGCTCGCTGGGCGATGGGCGGCAATAGCCACGCCGCCGATTTCGGCAGCATGGCCAATATCGGTTTGGCCGCCGTCACCCTGGTCCTGGTGCTGCTGCTGAGCAAAATGGGCAGCGCGACGATCTCGCGGCTGTCGATTCTGCTGGCAATGGTCATTGGTACGGTCATCGCCGTATTCCTGGGCATGGCGGACTTTTCATCCGTCAGCCAAGGCCCGATGTTCGGCTTCCCCACACCTTTCCACTTTGGCATGCCGACTTTTCATGTCGCGGCCATTCTGTCGATGTGCATCGTGATCATGGTGACATTGGTGGAAACGTCCGCCGATATCCTCGCGGTGGGCGAGATCATCGACACCAAAGTCGACTCCAGGCGTCTGGGTAACGGCTTGCGGGCCGACATGCTGTCGAGCATGATCGCGCCGATCTTTGGCTCTTTCACCCAGAGCGCCTTTGCCCAGAATGTCGGGCTGGTGGCGGTGACGGGGATCAAGAGCCGTTTTGTGGTGGCAACTGGCGGGGTATTTCTGGTGGTACTCGGCCTGCTGCCGTTCATGGGCCGAGTGATCGCCGCGGTGCCGACTTCGGTGTTGGGCGGTGCCGGTATCGTGCTGTTCGGCACCGTGGCTGCCAGCGGCATCCGCACGCTGTCAAAAGTCGACTACCGCAACAACGTCAACCTGATCATCGTCGCCACCTCTATCGGTTTCGGCATGATTCCCATCGCCGCGCCGAATTTCTACGATCATTTCCCGAGCTGGTTCGCGACGATCTTCCATTCGGGCATCAGCTCTTCGGCGATCATGGCAATCGTGCTGAACCTGGCCTTCAATCACTTCACCCGGGGTAACTCGGATCAACAGTCCGTATTCGCCGCCGGTACCGAGCGGGTGTTGCGTTATCAGGACCTGGCGGCGCTGCGTGAAGGCGACTACTTCAGTGACGGCAAGCTGCACGACTGCGATGGCAACGAGATTCCGGTGGTGGCGGAGGCAGCCCATGCACCGGTAGAGCATGGCCCGGTACGATTGAAAAGCAGCGAGCACGTCTAG
- a CDS encoding YceH family protein: MSIEEQSPAEEPRLNSTEIRILGALVEKQATNPETYPLTLNALVLACNQKTSREPVMNLNPGQVGQSLRALEGRGFTKLVMGSRADRWEHRVDKALELVPAQVILMGLLFLRGPQTVNELLTRSGRMHDFEDTEQVVHQLERLIARGLALLVPRQPGQREDRYMHAMGDPADIEAILAARQHPVERGAGSGVSLERIEELEARIAALEERLARLE; this comes from the coding sequence AAAGCCCGGCCGAAGAACCGCGGCTCAACAGCACGGAAATCCGCATTCTCGGCGCGCTGGTCGAAAAGCAGGCCACCAACCCCGAGACCTACCCGCTGACGCTCAACGCCCTGGTGCTGGCCTGCAACCAGAAGACCAGCCGTGAGCCGGTCATGAACCTCAATCCGGGCCAGGTCGGCCAGAGCCTGCGTGCGCTGGAAGGTCGCGGCTTTACCAAACTGGTGATGGGCAGCCGCGCCGACCGCTGGGAGCATCGGGTCGACAAGGCCCTGGAGCTGGTGCCGGCCCAAGTGATTCTGATGGGGTTGCTGTTCTTGCGCGGCCCGCAGACAGTCAATGAACTGCTGACCCGTAGCGGGCGGATGCACGATTTCGAAGACACCGAACAGGTGGTGCATCAGCTTGAACGGCTGATCGCCCGTGGTTTGGCGCTGTTGGTGCCGCGTCAGCCAGGCCAGCGGGAAGACCGTTACATGCACGCCATGGGCGACCCGGCGGATATCGAAGCGATCCTCGCCGCCCGCCAGCATCCCGTGGAGCGTGGTGCCGGCAGCGGCGTGTCGCTGGAGCGCATCGAAGAACTCGAAGCGCGGATCGCGGCGTTGGAAGAACGGCTGGCGCGACTGGAGTAA